Proteins from one Buchnera aphidicola (Diuraphis noxia) genomic window:
- the panC gene encoding pantoate--beta-alanine ligase, translating to MHIIKKIHTLHKKIKIFKKTKKKIGFVPTMGNLHNGHIKLILLSQKYSDIIIVSIFINPMQFNNLLDLKNYPKTFKKDCKILRNTGIDILFFPEINEIYPNGFKNHTFVNVPILSKIVEGESRPGHFVGVTTIVSKFFNIIQPNFSFFGEKDYQQLLIIKKLVKELNYMVKIVSLSTIRLKNGLALSSRNNYLTCEEQKIAPYLYKIIRKTSKKIIKENIDNRAEIINQSKLDLIKKGFLIDIFNLYDRETLNLSSKNSKKMIILASVWLGKTRLIDNKKIF from the coding sequence ATGCATATAATAAAAAAAATACATACTTTACATAAAAAAATAAAAATATTCAAAAAAACAAAAAAAAAGATAGGATTTGTTCCTACAATGGGTAATTTACACAATGGTCATATAAAATTAATTTTATTATCACAAAAATATTCAGATATTATTATTGTAAGTATTTTTATTAATCCAATGCAATTTAATAATTTATTGGATTTAAAAAATTATCCTAAAACTTTTAAAAAGGACTGTAAAATATTACGAAATACTGGTATTGATATTCTTTTTTTTCCTGAGATAAATGAAATTTATCCTAACGGATTTAAAAATCACACATTTGTTAACGTTCCTATATTATCTAAAATTGTAGAAGGTGAATCGCGTCCTGGACATTTTGTAGGTGTTACAACAATTGTTTCAAAATTTTTTAATATAATACAACCTAATTTTTCTTTTTTTGGAGAAAAAGATTATCAGCAATTATTAATTATAAAAAAACTTGTAAAAGAATTAAATTATATGGTAAAAATAGTAAGTTTATCTACAATACGATTAAAAAATGGACTCGCTTTAAGTTCTAGAAATAATTATTTAACTTGTGAAGAACAAAAAATAGCACCTTATTTGTATAAAATCATCAGAAAAACATCAAAAAAAATTATCAAAGAAAACATAGATAACAGAGCAGAAATTATTAATCAATCTAAATTAGATTTAATAAAAAAAGGTTTTTTAATAGATATATTTAATTTATACGATCGTGAAACACTAAATTTATCATCTAAAAATAGTAAAAAAATGATTATTCTCGCTTCTGTTTGGTTGGGAAAAACTCGTTTAATTGACAATAAAAAAATCTTTTAA
- the dksA gene encoding RNA polymerase-binding protein DksA — MEKEKNKKTSSLNVLSIAGLKPYQKKIDEQYMNEDQMLHFHKILETWKNQLKVEINHTLLYIQDKATNFPDPIDRATQEEEFSLELRNRDRSRKLIKKIEMTLKKIQNKDFGYCTSCSIEIGIRRLEARPTANLCIDCKTLAEIRKKQMTG; from the coding sequence ATGGAAAAAGAAAAAAATAAAAAAACATCATCTTTAAATGTTCTTTCTATTGCCGGTTTAAAACCGTATCAAAAAAAAATAGACGAACAATATATGAATGAAGATCAAATGTTACACTTTCATAAAATTCTTGAAACATGGAAAAACCAATTAAAAGTTGAAATCAACCATACTCTACTCTACATACAAGATAAAGCTACTAATTTTCCTGATCCCATTGATAGAGCAACACAAGAAGAAGAATTCAGCTTAGAGTTACGCAATCGAGATCGCAGTCGAAAGTTAATTAAAAAAATTGAAATGACTTTAAAAAAAATACAAAATAAAGATTTTGGTTACTGTACTTCTTGTAGTATTGAAATTGGTATTCGACGTTTAGAAGCGAGACCTACTGCTAATCTTTGTATTGATTGTAAAACATTAGCAGAAATTAGGAAAAAACAAATGACTGGTTAG
- the truA gene encoding tRNA pseudouridine(38-40) synthase TruA, with product MKKIVLGVEYDGTFYHGWQRQKNVPSIQEEIETALSRIANHKIKVTCAGRTDTGVHGIGQVIHFYTKSIREKKSWTIGTNNYLSPHISIMWAKTVSKEFHARYSAISRSYRYVIYNNNSRTAIFRNRAYHFYRTLNAKKMNFESQFLLGEHDFTSFRALNCQSHSPWRNITKLNVRRFCDWVIIDITANSFLYHMVRNIVGSLIEIGTSNKKDFCIQKLLRKKNRRFAGMTAPAKGLYLTKVDYPLHFHLPIKTYDSIFYINDIFQ from the coding sequence ATGAAAAAAATAGTTTTAGGTGTTGAATATGACGGAACTTTTTATCATGGATGGCAACGTCAAAAAAATGTTCCTAGTATTCAAGAAGAAATAGAGACAGCGTTATCTCGCATAGCTAATCATAAAATAAAAGTTACATGTGCAGGACGTACTGATACTGGCGTTCATGGTATAGGACAAGTAATACATTTTTATACTAAATCTATTCGAGAAAAGAAGTCATGGACGATAGGTACAAATAATTATTTATCTCCACATATTTCTATTATGTGGGCAAAAACAGTTTCAAAAGAATTTCATGCTCGTTATAGTGCTATTTCACGTTCTTATCGTTATGTTATATATAATAATAATTCTCGAACTGCTATTTTTCGAAATCGAGCATATCATTTTTATAGAACCTTAAATGCAAAAAAGATGAATTTTGAATCTCAATTTTTATTAGGAGAACATGATTTTACATCTTTTAGAGCACTTAATTGTCAATCTCATTCCCCTTGGAGAAATATTACAAAATTAAATGTTCGTCGTTTTTGTGATTGGGTAATAATTGATATTACAGCTAATTCTTTTTTATATCATATGGTTAGAAATATTGTCGGTTCTTTAATTGAAATTGGTACATCTAATAAAAAAGACTTTTGTATCCAAAAGTTATTAAGAAAAAAAAATAGACGTTTTGCAGGCATGACAGCACCAGCTAAAGGTTTATATTTAACGAAAGTAGATTATCCTTTGCATTTTCATCTACCAATCAAAACGTATGACTCTATTTTTTATATAAATGATATATTTCAATAA
- the panB gene encoding 3-methyl-2-oxobutanoate hydroxymethyltransferase yields MENITISKLTSWKKNKKKIAAITAYDFSFAKLFSNQGIPVILVGDSLGMTIQGHNSTLPVTVKDIKYHTQSVRKGAPNVFLLSDLPFMSYFTSTQAIQNAAKIIQSGANMIKVEGGKWLITIIKELSERSILVCGHLGLTPQSFNFLSGYKVQGKNEKDANKLIEEAFLLEEAGIRMLVLECIPALLAKQITENLSIPVIGIGAGNSTDGQILVMHDLLGITDGKIPKFSKNFLAENGSIQNAVQKYIKEVQTGLYPDKIYSF; encoded by the coding sequence ATGGAAAACATTACGATTTCTAAATTAACCTCTTGGAAAAAAAATAAAAAAAAAATTGCTGCTATCACAGCTTATGATTTTAGTTTCGCTAAATTATTTTCTAATCAAGGGATACCTGTTATACTTGTAGGTGACTCTCTTGGAATGACTATACAAGGCCATAATTCTACATTACCAGTAACAGTTAAAGATATTAAATATCATACCCAATCAGTCAGAAAAGGGGCCCCAAATGTTTTTTTATTATCTGATTTACCTTTTATGTCTTATTTTACAAGTACACAAGCAATTCAGAATGCAGCTAAAATTATACAATCTGGGGCAAACATGATCAAAGTAGAAGGAGGGAAATGGTTAATCACTATTATTAAGGAATTATCCGAAAGATCAATATTAGTATGTGGTCATTTAGGATTAACACCTCAATCATTTAATTTTTTAAGTGGATATAAAGTTCAAGGAAAAAATGAAAAAGATGCCAATAAATTAATAGAAGAAGCATTCTTATTAGAAGAAGCGGGTATTCGAATGCTTGTTTTAGAATGTATTCCAGCACTATTAGCAAAACAAATAACAGAAAATTTATCTATACCCGTAATTGGAATAGGAGCAGGTAATAGTACTGATGGACAAATACTTGTCATGCATGACTTATTAGGGATAACTGACGGTAAAATACCTAAATTTTCAAAAAATTTTCTTGCTGAAAACGGGAGTATTCAAAACGCCGTGCAAAAATACATAAAAGAAGTACAAACAGGTCTATATCCTGATAAAATATATAGTTTTTAA
- the mrcB gene encoding penicillin-binding protein 1B, which translates to MSSLGLLLFIFYGLYLYIKISKLIDGKVWSFPTSIYSRIINLEPGSLYSQTEVLQFLNDTMYKKVNTVMLPGEYSIHKNQIEFIRRSFDFPDIKEKEVYTRLCFKNNILTKITNIENNRDFNFFRLEPKLITMLKTPDRKQRIFQSYDKFPKILVKTLLTIEDKNFYKHEGINIYSIGRAFLANLTAGHTIQGGSTLTQQLVKNLFLTNTRSIFRKVNEIYMALILDYFYTKNRILELYLNEVYLGQDGDEQIRGFPLASIYYFGRPIDELTLDQYALLVGMVKGASLYNPWTNPSIAMKRRNLVLSSLYNQKLFTKKIYQDLCKRSLNVQCRGDVVTSHPAFVQLVNTELKKKINYSIEKYSGVKIFTTLDFVSQNAAEKAVKIGMPILKKQKQLKDLEVAMVVIDKFTGEVQALIGGSKVKFNGYNRALHARRAIGSLSKPITYLTALSQPDKYNLNTWISDTPISIKLKNGKYWIPNNNNYHFSGKVMLLDALVNSINIPTVNLSLDIGLNKLIDSWLRLGVSREYLTPYPSISLGAINLTPIEIAQVFQIISNSGFKSSLSSVRSVVTDNNQILYQSLPTSKHIISSEASYLTLYAMQQVIKSGTAKSLGKVFKNINLAGKTGTTNNLVDNWFVGIDGKQVVIIWIGRDNNKTTRLYSSSGAMQIYKKYLQYHNPKNLILNPPKNIDMFYIDSSGKLFCTKSDNHNRFIPIWSKKDKKNCFLKKPIDYFEKFKNKKKSFLFWLKDLFIH; encoded by the coding sequence ATGTCTTCTTTAGGCTTGCTTTTATTTATTTTCTATGGATTATATTTGTATATCAAAATAAGTAAATTAATTGATGGAAAAGTATGGAGTTTTCCTACTTCCATATATTCTCGTATTATCAACTTAGAACCAGGAAGTTTATATTCTCAAACAGAAGTCTTACAATTTTTAAATGATACTATGTATAAAAAAGTCAATACTGTAATGTTACCAGGAGAATATAGTATACACAAAAATCAAATAGAATTTATACGACGATCTTTTGATTTTCCTGATATTAAAGAAAAAGAAGTTTATACGAGGTTATGTTTTAAGAACAATATTTTAACAAAAATTACTAATATTGAAAATAATCGTGATTTTAATTTTTTTCGATTAGAACCGAAGTTAATTACTATGTTAAAAACTCCTGATAGAAAACAACGCATATTTCAGTCTTATGATAAGTTTCCTAAAATTTTAGTTAAAACTTTATTAACAATTGAAGATAAGAATTTTTATAAACATGAAGGTATTAATATATATTCTATTGGTCGTGCCTTCTTAGCAAATTTGACAGCAGGACATACGATTCAAGGTGGTAGTACTCTTACGCAACAATTAGTTAAAAATCTTTTTTTGACTAATACTCGTTCAATTTTTAGAAAAGTAAATGAAATCTATATGGCATTAATTTTAGATTATTTTTACACAAAAAATCGAATTTTAGAACTATATTTAAATGAAGTGTATTTGGGACAAGATGGTGATGAACAAATTCGAGGATTTCCGCTTGCTAGTATTTATTATTTTGGTCGACCAATAGATGAATTAACTTTAGATCAATATGCTTTATTAGTAGGAATGGTTAAAGGAGCTTCTTTATATAATCCTTGGACTAATCCTAGTATTGCAATGAAAAGAAGAAATTTAGTACTATCTTCATTGTATAATCAAAAATTATTTACGAAAAAAATCTATCAAGATTTATGTAAACGTTCTTTGAACGTTCAATGTAGAGGTGATGTTGTTACTTCTCATCCTGCTTTTGTTCAACTTGTTAATACTGAATTAAAAAAAAAAATTAATTATTCCATTGAAAAATATTCAGGTGTAAAAATTTTTACTACTTTAGATTTTGTATCTCAAAATGCAGCAGAAAAAGCAGTAAAAATAGGAATGCCTATATTAAAAAAACAAAAACAATTAAAAGATTTAGAAGTTGCTATGGTCGTTATAGACAAATTTACCGGAGAAGTTCAAGCTTTAATTGGCGGTTCTAAAGTAAAATTTAACGGTTATAATCGTGCTTTACACGCACGTCGTGCAATTGGTTCATTATCTAAACCAATAACATATTTAACCGCTTTATCACAACCAGATAAATATAATTTAAACACCTGGATTTCTGATACACCTATTTCAATTAAATTAAAAAATGGTAAATATTGGATACCTAATAATAATAATTATCATTTTAGTGGAAAAGTGATGTTATTAGATGCTTTAGTTAACTCAATTAATATACCAACAGTGAATCTAAGTTTAGATATAGGATTAAATAAGTTAATTGATAGTTGGTTACGTTTGGGTGTGTCTAGAGAATACCTTACTCCATATCCATCTATATCTTTAGGAGCTATTAATTTAACTCCAATTGAAATTGCTCAAGTTTTTCAAATTATTTCTAATAGTGGTTTTAAATCATCATTATCTTCAGTTAGATCTGTTGTTACTGATAATAATCAAATTTTATATCAAAGTTTACCTACATCGAAACATATAATTTCTTCTGAAGCTTCTTATTTAACATTATACGCTATGCAACAAGTAATAAAAAGTGGAACTGCAAAATCATTAGGAAAAGTTTTTAAAAATATTAATTTAGCAGGAAAAACTGGAACAACAAATAACTTAGTAGATAATTGGTTTGTTGGTATTGATGGAAAGCAAGTAGTAATCATTTGGATAGGTAGGGATAATAATAAAACAACTCGATTATATAGTTCTTCTGGTGCAATGCAAATCTATAAAAAATATCTTCAATATCACAATCCAAAAAATTTAATATTAAATCCTCCGAAAAATATTGATATGTTTTATATAGATAGTTCAGGAAAATTATTTTGTACAAAAAGTGATAATCATAATCGATTTATACCTATATGGTCTAAAAAAGATAAAAAAAATTGTTTTCTAAAAAAACCTATAGATTATTTTGAAAAATTTAAAAACAAAAAAAAATCTTTTTTATTCTGGTTAAAAGATCTTTTTATACATTAA
- the hpt gene encoding hypoxanthine phosphoribosyltransferase, giving the protein MKHIIKVIISEKALDARVRELGQEITKKYKNSTNTMILIALLRGSFVFIADLCRRIEIQHEIDFMTTSSYGRGIVSSGDVKIIKDLDEDIYNKHVLIVEDVIDSGKTLSKVLDILKLRKPKSLSICTLLDKPECREVNINVDFIGFSIPDDFIVGYGIDYAQSYRYLPYIGKVIFEK; this is encoded by the coding sequence ATGAAACATATTATTAAAGTTATTATTTCAGAAAAAGCACTAGATGCTCGTGTTCGAGAATTAGGTCAAGAAATTACCAAAAAGTATAAAAATAGTACAAATACGATGATATTAATTGCATTGTTACGTGGTTCTTTCGTGTTTATAGCGGATTTGTGTCGTAGGATTGAAATCCAACATGAAATAGATTTTATGACAACCTCTAGTTATGGACGAGGAATAGTATCTAGTGGTGACGTAAAAATCATAAAAGATTTAGATGAAGATATTTATAATAAACACGTATTGATAGTAGAAGATGTCATTGATTCAGGAAAAACCTTAAGTAAGGTGCTAGATATTCTAAAACTTAGAAAACCAAAATCACTATCAATTTGCACTCTTTTAGATAAACCAGAATGTCGTGAAGTGAATATTAATGTTGATTTCATAGGTTTTTCTATTCCAGATGATTTTATTGTAGGTTATGGAATTGATTATGCTCAATCTTACCGATATTTACCATATATAGGAAAAGTAATTTTTGAAAAATAA